The following are encoded in a window of Solidesulfovibrio magneticus RS-1 genomic DNA:
- the panC gene encoding pantoate--beta-alanine ligase — translation MEIIKEPSALRELAGQWTRQGRSVGFVPTMGYLHAGHESLMRLARGRAETVVASVFVNPTQFGPGEDLNAYPRDLERDAALAKAAGVDVLFAPSPEAMYEPAAATWVEVPTLARHLCGASRPTHFRGVCTVVSKLFLLVRPTVAVFGQKDWQQLAILRRMNADLGFGVEIVGGPIVREADGLALSSRNVRLTPQEREQAPGINQGLALAEAMVRDGETAAGRILDAVRAHYAAHVPLGEIDYLSCVDPDSLEMVEPIDRPALFATAVRFSAVRLIDNRLAADLPR, via the coding sequence GTGGAGATCATCAAGGAACCTTCGGCCTTGCGGGAACTTGCCGGGCAGTGGACGCGCCAGGGCCGTAGCGTCGGCTTCGTGCCCACCATGGGCTATCTGCACGCCGGCCACGAAAGCCTCATGCGTCTGGCCCGGGGGCGGGCCGAGACGGTGGTGGCCAGCGTTTTCGTCAATCCCACCCAGTTCGGGCCGGGCGAGGATCTCAACGCCTATCCCCGCGATCTGGAGCGCGACGCCGCCTTGGCCAAGGCGGCCGGAGTGGATGTGCTTTTTGCGCCAAGCCCCGAGGCCATGTACGAGCCGGCCGCCGCCACCTGGGTGGAAGTGCCGACCTTGGCCCGGCATCTGTGCGGCGCGTCGCGGCCGACCCATTTCCGGGGCGTGTGCACGGTGGTGTCCAAGCTCTTTTTGCTGGTGCGCCCGACCGTGGCGGTCTTTGGGCAAAAGGACTGGCAGCAGCTCGCCATTCTCCGGCGCATGAACGCGGACCTGGGTTTTGGCGTGGAGATCGTGGGCGGCCCCATCGTGCGCGAGGCCGACGGACTGGCGCTGTCGTCGCGCAACGTCCGGTTGACGCCGCAGGAGCGGGAGCAAGCCCCGGGCATCAACCAGGGGCTTGCCCTGGCCGAGGCCATGGTCCGGGACGGCGAGACGGCGGCCGGCCGCATCCTGGACGCGGTGCGGGCGCACTATGCGGCCCATGTGCCGCTGGGGGAGATCGACTATCTGTCCTGCGTCGATCCCGACAGCCTGGAAATGGTGGAACCCATTGACCGGCCGGCGCTTTTTGCGACGGCGGTGCGGTTTAGCGCCGTGCGGCTTATCGACAACCGCCTTGCCGCGGATTTGCCGCGTTAA
- a CDS encoding DUF721 domain-containing protein produces the protein MLRRLSESVERYMAAQEASAQRNFVEVCRRWAEIVGPETAELLRPLGHKRRDLYLGADDPVALQEMVFAAPEILSLVNAALGHEAFDKVRFDLLGGRVPLDALRAIPPRFSTPAEVRPEGLGGLVGKLDPNSPVGRCYAKYVAYFESGPGSGSGGRRKARRAKRG, from the coding sequence ATGCTGCGCCGGTTGTCCGAGAGCGTGGAGCGGTACATGGCCGCCCAGGAAGCGTCGGCCCAGCGCAACTTCGTTGAGGTCTGCCGGCGCTGGGCCGAGATCGTGGGGCCGGAGACGGCGGAATTGCTGCGTCCCCTGGGGCACAAGCGGCGGGATCTGTACCTGGGCGCGGACGATCCGGTGGCGCTGCAGGAGATGGTTTTCGCGGCTCCGGAGATTTTATCGCTGGTCAATGCGGCTTTGGGCCACGAAGCCTTTGACAAGGTGCGGTTCGATCTGCTAGGAGGCCGGGTTCCTTTGGATGCGTTGCGGGCGATCCCGCCGCGTTTTTCCACGCCCGCCGAGGTACGGCCCGAAGGGCTGGGCGGGCTTGTAGGGAAGCTTGATCCGAACTCGCCGGTCGGACGCTGTTACGCCAAATATGTGGCGTACTTCGAATCCGGTCCGGGTTCCGGTTCGGGCGGGCGACGCAAGGCGCGCCGCGCGAAGCGGGGCTAG
- a CDS encoding tyrosine-type recombinase/integrase, translating into MPALCKRRGKDRWRAQVRMDGKSVAIKWFGSGAKGGKEYRQAVAWEEETRKALEAMPEPEIPTVSLTIRDWANAYLDEVQRRRAKSTYSEARTAFKYLGRTLGPDFEMSSLTPTEALKHLDIQNDTRSGSAANKDRKNLSRGWNWAKKFLPNFPQTPNPFLQVDRYPITRKPRYVPPEVDYWKVMATLEGQDEVMLTAFFHLGARRGEIFRLKWADVDFGGERVRLATRKTADGSYKHDWIPMTQELKARLMWWWENRRHKQSEYVFTVTGDYRFENQWEGEPFRYRQHFMDKLCERAGVKPFGFHAIRHLSAVVLYQAGYPVAMIQAILRHDNATTTEKYLKRLGLDPDKLKTAVKAFENRGPAKVIPFETNKKAPGSMSARG; encoded by the coding sequence ATGCCAGCACTGTGCAAGCGTCGAGGCAAGGACCGTTGGCGAGCCCAAGTCAGAATGGACGGAAAATCCGTCGCGATCAAGTGGTTCGGCAGCGGAGCGAAGGGCGGCAAGGAGTACAGACAAGCGGTCGCCTGGGAGGAGGAAACCCGAAAGGCGCTGGAGGCGATGCCCGAGCCCGAGATCCCCACGGTGTCTTTGACGATTCGTGATTGGGCAAATGCCTACCTGGATGAGGTGCAGCGCCGCAGGGCAAAATCCACGTACTCGGAGGCCAGAACGGCTTTCAAGTACCTTGGGCGCACCCTTGGGCCGGATTTTGAGATGTCCAGCCTCACTCCGACAGAAGCGCTCAAGCACCTCGACATCCAAAACGACACTCGGTCCGGCAGCGCGGCTAACAAGGATCGGAAGAACCTATCCCGGGGATGGAATTGGGCGAAGAAATTTCTCCCCAATTTCCCCCAGACACCAAATCCCTTCCTCCAGGTCGACCGCTACCCGATCACGCGCAAACCCCGCTATGTCCCGCCTGAAGTTGATTACTGGAAAGTGATGGCGACCCTTGAGGGCCAGGACGAAGTTATGCTGACCGCCTTTTTCCACCTTGGAGCCCGCCGGGGAGAAATCTTCCGGCTCAAGTGGGCTGATGTGGATTTCGGCGGCGAACGCGTCAGACTGGCCACGAGAAAGACCGCTGACGGCAGCTACAAGCACGACTGGATCCCGATGACGCAGGAACTCAAGGCTCGGCTCATGTGGTGGTGGGAAAACCGCCGGCACAAGCAGAGCGAGTACGTCTTCACCGTCACGGGAGATTATCGGTTTGAGAACCAGTGGGAAGGGGAGCCCTTCCGCTACCGCCAGCACTTCATGGATAAGCTGTGTGAACGGGCCGGAGTAAAACCGTTTGGCTTCCATGCCATCCGGCACTTGTCGGCGGTGGTCCTGTACCAAGCTGGCTACCCGGTAGCCATGATCCAGGCCATTCTCCGGCACGACAACGCGACCACCACGGAGAAGTACCTGAAGCGCCTTGGGCTGGACCCCGACAAATTGAAGACGGCTGTGAAGGCTTTCGAGAATCGTGGGCCGGCCAAGGTCATCCCGTTCGAAACCAATAAAAAAGCCCCCGGCAGTATGAGTGCCAGGGGCTAA
- the metK gene encoding methionine adenosyltransferase has product MINAKGRYLFSSESVTEGHPDKVADQISDGILDAILAQDPDAHVACETLVTTGLAFIAGEITTKAYADFPSIVRETVKEIGYNSSTMGFDWETCAVISSVDKQSVDIAQGVSRTKPEDQGAGDQGMMFGFACDETETLMPAPIYWAHKLSRRLTEVRKSGVLDFLRPDGKTQVAVEYVDGKPVRIDNVVVASQHAENISHADLCDAVKKEVIFHTLPESLVDKNTKIYINTTGRFVIGGPMGDCGLTGRKIIQDTYGGMGNHGGGAFSGKDPSKVDRSGAYMARYVAKNMVASGACKRCEVQIAYCIGVAEPLSVLVTSMGSSDIPDEALTKAVREVFDLRPYYISKRLDLKRPIYKPTSCYGHFGREQAGFTWEVTDAAADLRTALKI; this is encoded by the coding sequence ATGATCAACGCCAAAGGCCGGTATCTTTTCAGCTCGGAATCCGTGACTGAGGGCCATCCGGACAAGGTCGCCGACCAGATTTCCGATGGCATTCTCGACGCCATCCTGGCCCAGGATCCCGACGCCCACGTGGCCTGCGAAACCCTGGTCACCACCGGCCTGGCTTTCATCGCCGGCGAAATCACCACCAAGGCCTACGCCGACTTCCCGTCCATCGTGCGCGAGACGGTCAAGGAAATCGGCTACAACAGCTCCACCATGGGCTTTGACTGGGAAACCTGCGCCGTCATCTCCTCGGTGGACAAGCAGTCCGTGGACATCGCCCAGGGCGTGTCGCGCACCAAGCCCGAGGACCAGGGCGCGGGCGACCAGGGCATGATGTTCGGCTTTGCCTGCGACGAGACCGAGACGCTGATGCCCGCGCCCATCTACTGGGCGCACAAGCTGTCGCGCCGGTTGACCGAGGTGCGCAAGTCCGGGGTGCTTGATTTCCTGCGCCCCGACGGCAAGACCCAGGTGGCCGTGGAATACGTCGACGGCAAGCCCGTGCGCATCGACAACGTGGTCGTGGCCAGCCAGCACGCCGAGAACATCTCCCACGCCGACCTGTGCGACGCGGTGAAAAAGGAAGTCATCTTCCACACCCTGCCCGAGTCGCTGGTGGACAAGAACACCAAAATTTACATCAACACCACCGGCCGGTTCGTCATCGGCGGCCCCATGGGCGACTGCGGCCTGACCGGGCGCAAGATCATCCAGGACACCTACGGCGGCATGGGCAACCATGGCGGCGGCGCGTTCTCGGGCAAGGACCCCTCCAAGGTGGACCGCTCGGGCGCGTACATGGCCCGGTATGTGGCGAAAAACATGGTGGCCAGCGGTGCCTGCAAACGCTGCGAAGTCCAGATCGCCTACTGCATCGGCGTGGCCGAGCCGCTGTCGGTGCTGGTGACTTCCATGGGTTCCAGCGACATCCCGGACGAGGCCCTGACCAAGGCCGTGCGCGAGGTTTTCGACCTGCGCCCCTACTACATCTCCAAGCGCCTGGACCTCAAGCGGCCCATCTACAAGCCGACGTCCTGCTACGGCCACTTCGGCCGTGAGCAGGCCGGGTTCACCTGGGAAGTGACCGACGCCGCGGCCGATCTGCGCACGGCGCTTAAGATCTAG